A genomic stretch from Sulfuricurvum sp. includes:
- a CDS encoding ribonuclease R family protein, with amino-acid sequence MKSLLIRLTHGLYDQDIAETERESVQHWFGMKLLTHEENKYQFASQYRAGIVSLASESGAYLQTLGESIRDHFIETNNLMGAKSGDLVIAQRLLGRRGGPQAKVVVIAGRSETYSVAVVSSKNGYLGLYDIRTDHPAGFALTDLPENAEGSLYQINNQSGTIAAFLGNLSDPKVDEKIVLALYNKHDAFEDDVLAMAREFPKEVDASQYPHRRDLRHLPFCTIDPVTAKDYDDAICYIPETSTLYVAIADVSEYVHPFGAIDAEAIYRSFSIYLPHRSIPMLPRELSETLCSLQGNVDRLAYTFEMHIDPTTYEMDSYDLYESIIHSHRRFSYEQIDAFFEGNHQAENEKEAKVLAYIPALNELTEKLRAERMKKGYNFRSSELEMRIDEEQNIVSTEFAVETPSHALIEDCMLLANKAAASMYERGVFRIHESPSPMKLQSLYTELASIGIFVESQGTIKETITAIQAEAERRDLISEVDTLIIRAQMQARYAPYNMGHFGLGFARYTHFTSPIRRYSDLIVHRLLKAIKAGDTEEGSYVLRNIESLCTSISEKEREASDIEIRFHERKFARWAATVIGQEFKARIMRAEEPFIAEIHDIITGAKVAVNSQFGLMLFDDIIVKIESSNLATAKITASFVRHIDKENEMHASVHGHSAEENSALAQPQGASLRGVGE; translated from the coding sequence ATGAAATCACTCCTAATTCGTCTTACCCACGGTCTTTATGACCAAGATATTGCAGAAACCGAACGCGAATCGGTACAACACTGGTTTGGGATGAAACTCCTCACCCATGAAGAGAACAAATACCAATTTGCATCCCAATACCGAGCAGGAATCGTCTCTTTGGCTTCCGAGAGCGGTGCCTATCTGCAAACACTGGGAGAGAGTATCCGAGACCACTTTATCGAAACCAATAACCTCATGGGGGCGAAAAGCGGCGATTTGGTCATCGCACAGCGGCTTTTGGGACGACGCGGCGGCCCTCAAGCCAAAGTCGTTGTGATCGCCGGACGGAGTGAAACCTACAGCGTTGCTGTCGTCAGTTCCAAAAACGGATATTTGGGATTGTACGATATCCGCACCGACCATCCCGCAGGTTTTGCTCTAACCGATCTCCCTGAGAATGCTGAGGGGTCACTCTATCAGATCAACAACCAAAGCGGAACCATTGCCGCATTTCTGGGAAATCTCAGTGACCCCAAAGTGGATGAGAAAATCGTCCTCGCCCTCTACAACAAACACGATGCGTTCGAAGATGACGTACTTGCCATGGCACGCGAATTTCCCAAAGAGGTCGATGCATCCCAGTATCCTCATCGTCGAGACCTTCGCCACTTGCCGTTTTGTACCATCGACCCCGTCACCGCAAAAGACTACGATGACGCCATCTGTTACATTCCCGAAACCTCCACCCTCTACGTCGCTATCGCCGATGTGAGCGAATACGTCCACCCTTTCGGAGCGATCGATGCCGAGGCAATTTACCGCAGTTTCTCCATCTACCTCCCCCACCGCTCCATCCCGATGCTGCCGCGCGAACTCAGCGAAACACTCTGTTCGTTGCAAGGAAATGTTGATCGCCTCGCCTACACATTTGAGATGCACATCGATCCCACCACCTACGAGATGGACTCCTATGATCTTTACGAGTCGATCATCCACTCCCACCGTCGCTTTTCATACGAGCAAATTGATGCATTTTTTGAAGGCAATCACCAAGCCGAAAATGAAAAAGAGGCCAAAGTTTTAGCCTATATTCCCGCACTTAATGAGCTTACCGAAAAACTCCGAGCAGAGCGGATGAAAAAAGGGTACAACTTCCGCTCCAGCGAGTTGGAGATGCGGATCGATGAAGAGCAAAATATCGTATCGACCGAATTCGCCGTCGAAACCCCCTCCCACGCCCTAATCGAGGATTGTATGCTCCTTGCCAACAAAGCCGCCGCATCGATGTACGAGAGGGGAGTCTTTCGTATCCACGAATCCCCCTCCCCGATGAAGCTCCAAAGCCTCTATACCGAACTCGCCAGCATCGGAATTTTCGTCGAGTCCCAAGGGACGATCAAAGAAACGATCACCGCCATCCAAGCCGAAGCAGAGCGGCGCGATCTCATCAGTGAAGTCGATACCCTCATCATCCGCGCGCAGATGCAGGCACGTTATGCACCCTACAACATGGGACACTTTGGATTGGGATTTGCTCGCTATACCCACTTCACCTCCCCCATCCGCCGTTACAGCGATCTGATCGTCCATCGCCTCCTAAAAGCGATCAAAGCGGGAGACACCGAAGAGGGGTCGTATGTTCTTCGTAATATCGAGTCACTCTGTACCTCGATCAGTGAAAAAGAGCGCGAAGCGAGCGACATCGAAATCCGATTCCATGAGCGCAAATTCGCCCGTTGGGCGGCCACCGTCATCGGTCAAGAGTTCAAAGCACGCATTATGCGCGCCGAAGAGCCATTTATCGCCGAAATTCACGACATCATTACGGGTGCCAAGGTAGCCGTTAACTCACAATTTGGACTAATGCTCTTCGATGACATCATCGTTAAAATCGAGAGTTCCAACCTCGCTACTGCCAAAATCACCGCGTCGTTTGTACGCCACATAGACAAAGAAAATGAAATGCACGCAAGCGTGCATGGGCACTCTGCCGAAGAGAACTCAGCGTTAGCGCAGCCACAGGGAGCTTCGCTTCGTGGCGTAGGAGAATAA
- a CDS encoding zinc-binding dehydrogenase, translated as ILKNYDVVLNSQNADELYASLGILRQGGRLVSLSGPPDPDFADEMKSSWFIKMIMRILSHTARKKANNLNVDYRFLFMRANGNQLGEIAALIDAESIRPVVDKVFAFDATNDALTYVQRGHAKGKVVIKIK; from the coding sequence CCATCTTAAAAAATTACGACGTGGTTTTAAATTCTCAAAATGCTGATGAGCTTTATGCATCGTTAGGAATCCTCAGACAAGGAGGCAGACTTGTCTCATTATCAGGTCCGCCAGACCCCGATTTTGCCGATGAGATGAAATCATCATGGTTTATAAAAATGATCATGAGAATATTAAGTCATACCGCACGAAAAAAGGCAAACAATTTGAATGTCGATTATAGGTTTCTTTTTATGAGAGCAAACGGAAACCAATTAGGCGAAATAGCTGCATTAATTGACGCAGAGAGTATTCGTCCGGTAGTTGACAAAGTTTTTGCTTTTGACGCTACAAACGATGCTTTAACCTATGTTCAAAGAGGACATGCGAAAGGAAAAGTTGTAATCAAGATTAAATAA